In Rhizobium sp. WSM4643, the following are encoded in one genomic region:
- a CDS encoding NAD(P)-dependent alcohol dehydrogenase: protein MPIARGYAATDASKPLTPFTFERRNPNPDDVVIDIKFAGICHSDIHTVRNEWKNAVYPIVPGHEIAGIVSAVGSDVTKFKVGDRVGVGCFVDSCIGCVERDLDREQYMPGLAGTYNDFEADRKTRTQGGYSDSIVVREGYVMSIPDNLPLDASAPLLCAGITLYSPLRHWNAGPGKKVAIVGMGGLGHMGVKLGAAMGADITVLSQSLSKKEDGLKLGAKEYYATNDPETFTKLAGTFDLIICTVSAEIDWNAYLGLLTVDGSFVVVGAPENPIPVHAFAIIPGRKSISGSMIGSIKETQEMLDFCGAHNIVSEIEKINIQQVNEAYERVLKSDVRYRFVIDIASLAA, encoded by the coding sequence ATGCCTATTGCAAGAGGCTACGCCGCGACCGACGCTTCCAAGCCGCTGACCCCTTTCACCTTCGAACGCCGCAATCCGAACCCCGATGACGTCGTGATCGACATCAAGTTTGCCGGCATCTGCCATTCGGACATCCACACTGTCCGCAACGAATGGAAGAACGCCGTCTATCCGATCGTGCCGGGCCATGAGATCGCCGGCATCGTCTCGGCCGTCGGTTCCGATGTGACCAAATTCAAGGTCGGCGATCGCGTCGGCGTCGGCTGCTTCGTCGATTCCTGCATCGGCTGCGTCGAGCGCGACCTCGATCGGGAACAGTATATGCCGGGGCTCGCCGGCACTTACAATGACTTCGAAGCCGACCGGAAGACACGCACCCAGGGCGGCTATTCCGACTCGATCGTCGTCAGGGAAGGCTATGTCATGTCCATTCCGGACAATCTGCCGCTCGACGCCTCCGCGCCGCTGCTCTGCGCCGGCATCACGCTCTACTCGCCGCTGCGACACTGGAATGCCGGCCCCGGCAAGAAGGTCGCGATCGTCGGCATGGGCGGTCTCGGCCATATGGGCGTCAAGCTCGGCGCCGCCATGGGCGCCGATATCACCGTTCTTTCCCAGAGCCTTTCCAAGAAGGAAGATGGGCTGAAGCTCGGCGCCAAGGAATATTACGCCACCAACGACCCGGAAACCTTCACGAAGCTCGCCGGCACTTTCGACCTGATCATCTGCACCGTCAGCGCCGAGATCGACTGGAATGCCTATCTCGGCCTGCTGACGGTGGATGGTTCCTTCGTGGTGGTCGGCGCCCCGGAAAACCCAATCCCCGTGCATGCCTTCGCGATCATCCCGGGCCGCAAGAGCATATCGGGCTCGATGATCGGCTCGATCAAAGAAACCCAGGAAATGCTCGACTTCTGCGGCGCGCACAACATCGTCTCCGAGATCGAGAAGATCAACATCCAGCAGGTCAACGAAGCCTATGAACGCGTCCTGAAAAGCGACGTCCGCTACCGCTTCGTCATCGACATCGCCTCGCTGGCGGCCTGA
- a CDS encoding AraC family transcriptional regulator — protein MTLPFSPYQEIVDIAMRFAAGDGEFATDIGNLHISRRSKPSDPLHSSYRPCFAFVLQGAKSLRLGAELISYGTGDYLLTSLDLPVAWRVTEASPEVPHLCLGLAIDSEKLLELLSRIDIPRPAADTDGQRGMAVNVAPPELLDAAVRLLRLLDRPGDIPAMAPLIEQEILYRVLTGPDGARLINIATADSHSNRVARAVAWLKENFARPLRIEDLADRVSMSVSSFHHHFKSVTAMTPVQYQKQLRLHEARRLMLVERLDAGTAGHRVGYQSPSQFSREYSRLYGASPARDVDGAREVMAAE, from the coding sequence ATGACTTTGCCCTTCAGCCCCTATCAGGAAATTGTCGATATCGCGATGCGCTTCGCGGCTGGTGACGGCGAGTTTGCGACTGATATCGGCAATCTTCACATCAGCCGTCGGTCCAAGCCCAGCGATCCGCTGCACAGCAGCTACCGGCCCTGTTTTGCCTTTGTCCTGCAGGGGGCCAAGAGCCTGCGCCTCGGCGCGGAACTTATCAGCTACGGGACTGGGGACTATCTGCTGACCTCGCTCGACCTGCCGGTCGCCTGGCGCGTCACGGAGGCAAGCCCTGAGGTTCCGCATCTCTGCCTGGGGTTGGCAATCGACTCGGAAAAGCTGCTGGAGTTGCTCAGCCGGATCGATATTCCGCGCCCAGCCGCCGATACTGACGGACAGCGCGGGATGGCGGTGAACGTCGCTCCGCCGGAGCTCCTGGATGCTGCCGTCCGCCTGCTGCGCTTGCTCGATCGTCCAGGCGACATTCCTGCCATGGCGCCGCTGATCGAGCAGGAAATCCTCTACCGGGTGCTGACCGGGCCGGATGGCGCGCGGCTGATCAATATTGCCACTGCAGACAGCCACAGCAACAGGGTCGCGCGCGCCGTCGCATGGCTGAAGGAGAATTTCGCGCGGCCACTGCGCATCGAAGACCTTGCCGACCGCGTCAGCATGAGCGTGTCGTCCTTCCATCATCACTTTAAATCGGTCACGGCGATGACGCCGGTGCAGTATCAGAAGCAGCTTCGCCTGCACGAGGCACGCCGGCTGATGCTGGTGGAGCGCCTCGATGCGGGCACGGCCGGCCACCGCGTCGGTTATCAAAGCCCGTCGCAGTTCAGCCGCGAATACAGCCGCCTCTACGGCGCCTCGCCGGCCCGCGATGTCGACGGCGCCCGCGAGGTCATGGCGGCGGAATAG
- a CDS encoding elongation factor G produces the protein MRTLNLGILAHVDAGKTSLTERLLFDAGVIDKLGSVDTGNTQTDTLELERQRGITIRTAVVSFTVGDRIVNLIDTPGHPDFIAEVERVLGLLDAAVVVVSAVEGVQAQTRVLVRALRRLGVPFIFFVNKVDRLGARYEDVLKALASQLLVRPIAMSSVIDAGSRLARVEALAPGCEPFFTPLCEALAENDETLLDDYVLTPDRLTADRLERCLTDQVASGLVHPVLAGAATTGVGVPALTSAIATILPGRRLDPDGPIAGKIFKIERGWGGEKLAYMYLTSGTVRLRQHLGLPKGPERATAIEVFEAGRVHGAASFRAGQIARISGLAGARIGDAVGGDLLAGGRPQFAPPSLETRVLARRPSGKAALWLALNQMAEQDPLINLRRNEEADEVFVSLYGEVQKEVVQSTLLTDFGLEAVFEESTVILVERLAGTGEGLQILFKEPNPFLATVGLRVESRPPGAGNSFALEVDVGQMPVAFYRAVEETVFETLKQGIFGWQVIDCHVAMTAARHSSPASTAADFRQLTPWVLADALSAAQTVLCEPIDRFHLEAPAESLSGLLTLLAKSAAMMRDSVIADGMVRLEGTIASAMIQSVQQQLPGLTSGAGIMETSFDHYAPMAGPPRSRQRSGPDPFKPVEYLLRLQSTRASC, from the coding sequence ATGCGCACTTTGAATCTGGGCATCCTCGCCCACGTGGATGCAGGCAAGACTAGCCTTACCGAAAGATTGCTTTTTGACGCCGGCGTCATCGACAAACTTGGCAGCGTCGATACCGGCAATACACAGACGGACACTCTCGAGCTCGAACGGCAACGCGGCATCACGATCAGGACCGCGGTGGTGTCGTTCACGGTCGGCGACAGGATCGTCAATCTCATCGACACGCCCGGTCACCCGGATTTCATCGCCGAGGTCGAGCGGGTGCTCGGATTGCTGGATGCCGCAGTCGTCGTCGTTTCGGCGGTCGAAGGCGTACAGGCCCAGACGCGAGTTCTGGTACGGGCGCTGCGGCGGCTTGGCGTTCCCTTCATCTTTTTCGTCAACAAGGTCGATCGTCTCGGCGCGAGGTATGAGGACGTGCTGAAGGCTCTTGCCAGCCAATTGCTCGTTCGCCCCATCGCGATGTCTTCCGTTATCGATGCCGGCAGCAGGCTTGCCAGGGTGGAGGCGTTGGCCCCCGGATGCGAACCGTTTTTCACGCCGCTCTGCGAAGCACTCGCGGAGAATGACGAGACGCTGCTGGACGATTACGTTTTGACGCCCGATCGCCTGACGGCGGATAGGCTTGAGCGCTGCCTGACCGATCAGGTCGCGAGCGGTCTGGTGCATCCTGTCCTCGCAGGTGCGGCAACGACGGGCGTCGGCGTGCCGGCCCTGACATCGGCCATCGCGACGATATTGCCCGGCCGGCGCCTCGATCCGGACGGGCCGATTGCCGGAAAAATCTTCAAGATCGAACGCGGTTGGGGCGGTGAAAAGCTGGCCTATATGTACCTGACGTCGGGCACGGTCCGGCTCCGGCAACATCTGGGTTTGCCCAAAGGCCCGGAAAGAGCGACCGCGATCGAGGTTTTCGAGGCCGGCCGGGTTCATGGCGCCGCAAGCTTCCGCGCCGGGCAGATCGCGCGCATCAGCGGCCTTGCCGGCGCCCGTATCGGGGATGCGGTGGGCGGCGACCTGCTCGCGGGTGGGCGGCCGCAGTTTGCCCCGCCCAGCCTCGAAACTCGCGTCCTTGCCCGGCGGCCTTCCGGCAAGGCGGCCCTCTGGCTGGCGCTGAACCAGATGGCCGAACAGGATCCCTTGATCAATCTGCGTCGAAACGAGGAGGCGGACGAAGTTTTCGTGTCACTCTATGGCGAGGTGCAGAAGGAGGTCGTCCAATCGACCCTGCTGACGGATTTCGGCCTTGAGGCCGTGTTCGAGGAAAGCACGGTCATCTTAGTGGAAAGGCTTGCGGGAACCGGGGAAGGCCTGCAGATCCTCTTCAAGGAGCCCAATCCCTTCCTGGCAACCGTCGGCCTGCGCGTCGAGTCGCGCCCTCCCGGGGCGGGCAACAGCTTTGCGCTCGAAGTGGATGTCGGCCAGATGCCTGTAGCCTTCTATCGAGCGGTCGAGGAAACCGTGTTCGAAACCCTGAAGCAGGGGATTTTCGGCTGGCAGGTTATCGATTGCCACGTGGCGATGACGGCAGCTCGGCACAGCTCGCCTGCAAGCACTGCCGCCGATTTCCGGCAGCTCACGCCTTGGGTGCTGGCAGATGCACTGTCGGCCGCGCAAACTGTCCTCTGCGAGCCGATCGACCGCTTTCATCTTGAAGCGCCCGCGGAGAGCTTGAGCGGCTTGCTGACCCTGCTTGCGAAATCTGCTGCGATGATGAGGGATTCCGTGATTGCCGACGGCATGGTCCGGCTGGAAGGCACCATAGCGTCCGCGATGATCCAGAGCGTCCAGCAGCAATTGCCGGGCCTGACAAGCGGGGCGGGGATAATGGAAACCTCTTTCGACCATTATGCCCCGATGGCCGGCCCGCCACGTTCGCGCCAGCGTTCAGGCCCCGATCCGTTCAAACCAGTCGAATATCTGCTGCGGCTGCAGTCCACGAGAGCCTCATGCTGA